In a single window of the Delftia tsuruhatensis genome:
- a CDS encoding LuxR C-terminal-related transcriptional regulator, with product MSEPTLLVADDHPLFRAAVIHVLRESLPRFAVLEAASAATLGTALQQHPEIELVLLDLAMPGARGFSALLHVRGEYPDIPVVVISSNDHPRVIRRAQQFGAAGFIPKSAPAEAIGAALQEVLDGGSWFPPMAAERSEADAALAARLAQLTPQQFRVLLCLADGLLNKQIAHELGLAENTVKVHVTAILKKLECYSRTQAAVLVKSLENDDAM from the coding sequence ATGTCCGAACCCACGCTTCTCGTCGCCGATGACCATCCGCTGTTCCGCGCCGCGGTCATCCATGTGCTGCGCGAGTCCCTGCCCCGGTTCGCGGTGCTGGAGGCGGCCAGCGCCGCCACGCTGGGCACGGCGCTCCAGCAGCATCCGGAGATCGAGCTGGTGCTGCTGGACCTGGCCATGCCCGGAGCGCGTGGCTTCTCGGCGCTGCTGCATGTGCGTGGCGAGTACCCGGACATTCCGGTGGTGGTGATCTCCTCCAACGACCATCCGCGCGTGATCCGGCGGGCCCAGCAGTTCGGCGCCGCCGGTTTCATCCCGAAGTCGGCGCCGGCCGAGGCGATAGGCGCGGCGCTGCAGGAAGTGCTGGACGGCGGCAGCTGGTTTCCGCCCATGGCGGCCGAGCGCTCCGAGGCCGATGCCGCGCTGGCCGCGCGACTGGCCCAGCTCACGCCCCAGCAGTTCCGGGTGCTGCTGTGCCTGGCCGACGGCTTGCTCAACAAGCAGATCGCCCATGAACTGGGCCTGGCCGAGAACACCGTCAAGGTGCATGTGACGGCCATCCTCAAGAAGCTGGAGTGCTACAGCCGCACCCAGGCGGCCGTGCTGGTCAAGAGCCTGGAGAACGACGACGCGATGTGA
- a CDS encoding porin, with amino-acid sequence MKRSFIALAATLACAGAAHAQSSVQLTGLVDAYAGSMRMAGDANSKGVVGSGGMTTSWWGMKGQEDLGGGLKVDFQLTAFMRVDTGSPGRFDGDPYFSRDANVGLTGGFGTVRLGRGMAPNFLPTILTNPFGDSFTISPLVLHANVGTGAWGSANLTTPSDTGWSNQVVYTTPKFGGLQANVHYQFGEKGGDSGKKNIGVNALYFGGPLSLVAFYERAQISNPVSLAVMPTKTDWMLGGTYNFEVAKLYATYGQAKVKDLDRKNSTYSLGLDVPLTSAGTIKAALARTKAEVGAVDSTRTTVSLGYDHYLSKRTDVYTVLMHDRITDLKSGTSLIAGIRHRF; translated from the coding sequence ATGAAACGTTCCTTCATCGCACTGGCCGCGACCCTGGCCTGCGCCGGCGCAGCCCATGCGCAAAGCTCGGTCCAGCTGACGGGCCTGGTGGATGCCTATGCAGGCTCCATGCGCATGGCCGGCGACGCCAACAGCAAGGGCGTCGTGGGTTCGGGCGGCATGACCACCTCCTGGTGGGGCATGAAGGGCCAGGAAGACCTGGGCGGCGGCCTGAAGGTCGACTTCCAGCTGACGGCCTTCATGCGTGTGGACACCGGCAGCCCCGGCCGTTTCGATGGCGACCCGTACTTCTCGCGCGATGCCAACGTCGGCCTGACCGGCGGCTTCGGCACGGTGCGCCTGGGCCGCGGCATGGCGCCCAATTTCCTGCCCACCATCCTGACCAACCCCTTCGGCGACTCCTTCACCATCTCGCCGCTGGTGCTGCACGCCAACGTGGGCACGGGCGCCTGGGGCTCGGCCAACCTGACCACGCCCTCCGACACCGGCTGGAGCAACCAGGTCGTCTACACCACGCCCAAGTTCGGCGGCCTGCAGGCCAACGTCCACTACCAGTTCGGTGAAAAGGGCGGCGACTCCGGCAAGAAGAACATCGGCGTGAACGCCCTGTACTTCGGCGGCCCGCTGAGCCTGGTGGCCTTCTACGAGCGCGCCCAGATCAGCAACCCCGTGAGCCTGGCCGTGATGCCCACCAAGACCGACTGGATGCTGGGCGGCACCTACAACTTCGAAGTGGCCAAGCTGTACGCGACCTATGGCCAGGCCAAGGTCAAGGACCTGGACCGCAAGAACAGCACCTACTCGCTGGGCCTGGATGTGCCGCTGACCTCGGCCGGCACCATCAAGGCCGCCCTGGCCCGCACCAAGGCCGAAGTGGGCGCCGTGGACTCCACGCGCACCACGGTCAGCCTGGGCTACGACCACTACCTGTCCAAGCGCACCGATGTCTACACCGTGCTCATGCACGACCGCATCACGGACCTGAAGTCGGGCACCAGCCTGATCGCGGGTATCCGCCACCGTTTCTAA